ttttttaatataaagaatataatatataaagctGAATACCTGTAACAGCAAATCCAGCGTGGAATTGATCCCCACACCTTCTGGAAAGCACTGGAACGATTTAGTTATCAAAAACAGATGAGTTTAAAACATTCTTTGTGATGGAGAAACAAAATTGATCTTTGAGGGAATTATCCCGGGCTTACTTTCTTCTCTTGTAAGTAAAATGAAAGGGCGTGGAGATGGATGATGTCTTTTCGGAGGTTTTGATAACTGCAACGGCAGTGCTGACGGTTACTATTAACACTAACAAATAAACACTGAATagcactgaaaaaaatcaatttctcaTAAAAATCACATGAAAATACCTGGTGCAGTTGAGGTTTGCATGCTCTTTGTTGCACAGTCTTCTGATGATGTTCAAAACCTGTGTGAGAATGGTTTGCTTTAAGATATGCCTTATTTTTCACCAAATGTAGCTggttaatgtaaaatgtaagcTTACAGATTCATACTTTTCTTCTTCATCGGTGACTGGTCTGGAGGCCAGCTGTTTTATGACAAAAACTgtcaatgaaagtgttttttgttcatttttaagcaaGCAGTGTTGTTACCTGTAATAAAGAAGTGCAGATAATGGCTCCTGTCTCAACCAGCGGACTGTGAGGCACACCTGCAAACACGTGTTTAATGTGTATTTAAGCACAGCTTAGACAACAGTCTTTGAACTGAACATCAAACTGTTGAGTCCAgaaccaaaaataaatcaaagaaaTGGAACATGTGGAATGAACTGACTGAACGTACCTTGCTTGGTCAGGCTAAACAGAGACTCGTATTTGGAATATTCTTCCATCCCTACAAATCTGTGCACGTAGTCGGATCCTTGCTGGTCCACTGCGAGACCGTATATGAGCGGCCAGGAAATCTCTCCCAGAATGCAAGGTTCAGCCCAGTCTCCTAAGGAAAGTCTAGAGGCAGAAAAACAACAGCATCTCATTTAACTTAAGGCAAACTGAATTCATATATTATTtggaaataatataatatctaaaaaagtaatataatatctaatttctaaaaaagaactaaaaaagAATTAAAGATTGTAGTTCCttgttaaaatgtttgtatatatttttattactgattaattgtttccaaaataaaagtttgtctttacataaaagtgtgtgtgtgtgtgtgtgtataatcaacttgacagcactagtacttatataatataatataacaattataattagggccctatgatttccataATGCGGGAAATGCGGACAAAATCGGAATTTCACGGCaacccattaaaataaaattttggtttcactggaaacaaataaaattattatttgctagaaatatttaccagaaaaattatttaccagaatttacttaccagaaaaatgtaaatatacaacacagtttttcttaaaataataataataaaaataaataataaaagtctatttatatatatatatatatatatatatatatatataaaaaatgtatcaattaatataaaattaatggaaaacagaattttgtaaaaataaaactggatttgggaaaaaaataaaacctatttCATAtggtctttaaaaaataaaatttttgttaaacttttaataaatgtggTAAATTGTGTGagttttatgatttcaattaaacaaataatgctTTCTGATTATTCAAATTtcatttaactattaaaactaagaaaattctaaaatttctaagaaaattaaaaaggaaaaaaacagaatcccaaaaaaaaattaaacacaaaaaatggaatttggaaaaaaataaaacagatttttttagaCATACacagtatttcttaaaaataaaattaaataaataaaatactttttttttttttttaaataaaatcaattgttTAGAGATGCCTttgattattgtaatttaatgaaGCCATtcaaatagaatccagaaaattaatggaaaacagaatttggtttaaaaaaaaaaaaaaaaaaaaaaaaagagagagatttgaaaaaaaaaaaaataaaacctatttCATAGggtcttaaaaatgtaattcctagtaaatcatgatttcaattaattagatatgctttgtgattaataaaatttaattcaacCATTGAAACCGAGTTAAAacgaaaaaaatggaatccagaaaaattaaaatggaaaaaaaaattctggaaaaaaataaaacagaatttggggggagaaaaaacagatttcatagtcCCTATATAGCTCAACTTTCACTTCTTAACTGTACCTTTAGTAAAGATAAATTCTATCATCAAGTTAAGATCtcaattacattaaaaacagaaatataaaaacagaaataaatataatttaaccattaaaacagagtctaagaaaattaaaaaagaaaaaacagaatccagaaaaattaaacggaaaaaacagaatttggaaaaaaaaaactgaattttttttttttagaaatttttacattttgtaaggTTTATTTTTGCTGGGggtttttttcttgttatttgaCAGGACAGTAGttagacaggaagcaaagtgggagaaagagagaggggacGGAATTGGGATAGGTCCATGAGCCGAGACTCCAACACGGGACGCCGACACCTGACAGGCTCTATGTGTCGATGTTCTGCCCACGAGGATTTCGGCCCcaaaatatattctatttttattgttatattttattattatatgatattttttGCTTAACATATGTTGtcaagttttcacaaaaatgtaacaattattgCCAGGTGCCCCGCAGTGCCACTGTGGCCACCCTAAGGGATGCTGAGACCCCCTGTTAAAGACctcttaaatatatcaaatgaaTTGGACTGTTATGTGGTACCTCTGTCCATCTACGGTACAAACTGAAATGCCCCATTTTGTGGCGCTCTCTCCCACGTCTTCTTTCTCCTGTTCAGAAATGCACAGGATATGAGTCACATTgtgatatttttcataaaacaatCAATTAGAAAATAACCTGTGCTACTTTCCTTTGCACGTCTTTTTCACTAGACCGTTatataaaaagaacaacaacaacaacaagagcAGAAAAGGATTTGACGCACCTTCACAGAGGAGAGTTGTTTGCATTTAATAAACAGCTTTTGTGTTTCCTCTGTGAAAGTAGAGAAATCTGGAATGACAAATCGTCCCTGCAATGCCTTCAGGATGAAAGACACAAAGCCAGTCACGCACCTGCAAAATGATCGCAAATGAAGCATGTTAGCTGCATGAAAGATTAGGACTGTTGAGCATTTATGTttaagatgctttaaattcgACTAATGGTATCAAGATTCAGGCTGGCCTGTGAAAAGTGCTCCTGTCAACGGTTCCGTCTGCTTCCTGTAATTTCCGCATCAGGCTGTAGCAGTCTTTAATCCGTGGGTCTGTTCGGATGATTCCTGAGCTCCACAGGGCCTGCCAAAATACAGACAGATATGACATCCCGCAATATTGAATATTAGCAAATATTGAAgcaatagttcactcaaaaatgagaaagtgctgaaaatgtactcaccctcaggccatccaagatgtagatgagtttgtttttccaccggaacagatttggagaaatatgGCATTACGTTActttctcaccaatggatcctttgtagtgaatgggtgccgtcagaataaaagtccaaacagctggtcAAAACATCACATTGATCCAAGATGGtaaatgatggactggagtcgtgtggattactatgatgtttttatcagatgtttggactctcattctgacggcacccattcactgcttaGTATCCAATGGTGAGCAGCTGATGTAATAATGCTAAAtctctccaaatctgttctgatgaagaaactaaTTCATCTATGCCTCAAATGAcctgaggatgagtacatttttagcaaatttcaatttttgggtgaactatttctttcaCGATGCTTTTTATGTACCTCAAAAAACTGATTGCAGCTGACTCTTCCCCCTGAGGCAAAACTATCAAAGAGCACATCAGCAGCCCTTTtgaaaaacaatgtgttttgtATATCAGTATACATATGGTCGCACTTGAAGCAAGTTAAGTGAATGCTGCCTTGCGCATTTGAGACTCacacttttttcttaaagtGACCTTGATGAGTCTCTGGTCGGCCCAAGTGTTGCCATGCTTGGCTGGCTTGGCTGGCATGACGTTTGTCCTGCTCTGGTACTGTCCGTTTTGTTCCTCCATTGCTTATGAAAGATGGCATGCCTAGGGAAAAGAATGGGAATTTTATTAGAGCAGAAAATGAAAAGTAGACTAGCatttcctgaagaaaaaaacattacttgcTGGGCAACTAAATAATATCTATATACAACTGTTGAAAAGTTGGAGTTGGTTTTCGaaagatcaaataaacgcagttTTGTTATGCtgatcaaggctgtgtttatttgatcagtataacagtaatgttgtgaaatgttattacaaattaaaatatgttttaaaaatgtaaagatattttaaaatgtaatttattcctgtgatgcaaagctgaattttcagcatcattactccagtcttcagtgtcacatgatccttcagaaatcattgtaatatgctgatttgctgctcaagaaacaattactattatcagtgctgaaaacagttcaatatttttgtggaaaccatgatcatttttttcaggattcttttcaggaacagcatttatttgaaaaagaatattttagaagattataaatgtctttactgtcacttttgatcaatttaatgcatccttgttgaataaaagtattaatttcttttctaagttttgctgatcccaaacttctgaacagtagtatacataaaatattatgaaaagcaaataaatgacagaataaaatgatatattattatataatacaacaaatattagattatattttaGATACAGTACGTAAGGACAGTAAAGGATtcattcacttccagaatgaaaatttcctgataatttactcacccccatatcATCCAAGATCATAGGCGTAAATCACGGGCAtgctgaaagtgaacttctccttcaaCATATTTTCATGATAAGACTTTCGTATGCGATTTTTCCTATTCATCGTTCTAAAAATTTGTCGCACAGAAACCTTGCACACCGAGTCCGATGCGCATTAATTCATCCGTTTCgaaaaaattcacaaacaaTACACAATGGAATCTACAAGCAGTGAGAATGATTTTGTTGTCCACTTTCtacttaaaagagaaaaaaaaaagacataatgaGTCCATCCAATTATAAGATATAGAGAGGAAAGAGAGAGCACTTTTTGTGCGCACCACcttaaatgagaagtccacttccagaacaacaatttacaaataatgttctcacccccttgtcatccacgatgttcatgtctttctttcttcagtcataaagaaattatgttttttaaggaaaacatttcagcatttttctccgtataatggactgatatggtgccccgattttgaacttccaaaaggcagtttaaaggaggcttcaaacgatcacaaatgctgttgtaaactaGGAAGAAgggttatttacatttaaaaatacaatttaaatacttttttattctcaaatgctcgtcttgccttgcagtccttgaactctgtgtattctgactcaagacagttagggtatgtcaaaaaacaccCAATGTATTtcctccctcaacttcaaaaatcatttaaaaatcatcctacgtcgctgcagaagttccaacccagtctttgcaaagtgaacatgcaaagaagatcaaacacccttaacaaataAGGTAacacagcgatataggacgattttgaagttgagggagaacatgagatgggagtttttctgacataccctaactgtcatgaacatgaacaaaaacagttcaggcagagtaagacaagacgagcgtttggcattaaaaagtatataaatcatattatttttattaaaataacgatcgttacactagataagacccttcttcctcggctgggatcgtttacaaccacatttgggatcgtttgaagctgcatttaaactgcattttggaagtttaaactcggggcaccatatcagtccattatatggagaaaagttgcaaatgttttcctcaaaaaacaatttgttcacgactgaagaaagaaagacatgaacatcgtggatgacaagggggtgagtaaattatttgtaaactgttgttctggaagtggacgcTGCGGGATTATCCCGGGCGATTCAAAGTTTACTTAAGGATGTCAGTAAACTTTGATGCTTTGCTAACGTTACTGGAGCCACATATTATAAAGAAGACCACTAATTTCTTTGAACTCAATGTTCAAGGACCTTTACAGTGCTTTGTGCTGCGAGACGAAGTGGATGAACTTGTCAGACCCAGTTCTGGATTTTGGTGTTCGCTTGTACGATGGCTCTGATctgtcaaaacacctctcaaaatgcttgctacggatgtgaaaaatgcagaaagttgaACCTGATCCAAATTTTTTTATGATATACAAAAGTTccggaggcagtgtgtaaacatgATTGACATAACgtgaggtcgtatttattttttaacgtacGAAAATTTCGaactcagtgtgcaatgaccttaaATGTGAGTAAGCCAACTACACATACAAAATCAACACATAGCCACTGTGCAGTGTTAAGGTAGTaattaaatgcttaaatatagAAGTATAGTGGGTGTATAAAAGTGGACCAATCACAATTGGCCCTTCGCAAAGACCCAACCCCCTCTGTTACTGTGGCTATGTCCAACAAGCCATGGCActctcacgcagtgaaaaatacgcCGCGGAGCAAAGTGAAGACTGACAACGTGCCagcagacaagacagagcaggttactgtacgtctcagctttcaaattttgtcttttttaaagaaattcaaacaataaataccgtggctctttaatgtgtcgtgacagatcactgtagcacctcagttcaagCAGCACGTGAAACGATCATCTCTTACGCTGTACTTGTtatagcataaaataaacatgaatgaacatcagatggaatttttttttttaattgcggAAAGACGTCAACATACACagtttttcaagttcaagtccactgaCTTGACACAAGTCTAACGTTACTCCCTTGTCAAGGGTCAATTCAGTGTGAATGGCCCTGATGCTGTAGAAAGCCACTTTGTATTCCAAAGTCAATTAAAAAGTCAGTGAGattttgagagagaaaaatataatgaagctaaaataatctacaaataatgtttgaatGGAGTTTGTACACTAAGCCCAATTACTGCAGACATTTAGTACTTAAGGTTAGAGGTTTAGAACAAACACTAAGCAGAATGTTTGAGGACTATTAATACACTGCTGCGTTGCGAGAgctgtaataatttaaacaaaaggAAGCAAGAGCACAAAGCCACATAAAAGCAAAAGAGAATTAACAGCTAGAAATGTGTGCCCCTGGAGATAAGTGcacatattgttttattttgttcttttaccTGTAGAGCCCGGAGAGACGTAATTGACTGGCCTCTGGGATGGAAAAGTATTTCTTGGCACGGGTTGTGGAATGTTCCCTGCAGCTTTTGTTTCCtagtaacattaaaaacatgcattgaGAGCTTGGCTGTGAAAAAATACCTATATATAgactattacattttaattatatatagcAGCAAGCAAACACTctgcacattattttttagagtgAGAACTAGCTTTTATGCAGACCTAAACACATACTGATGTATGCTATGACTGAATTAGCTTATCTAAGTGTTTTACACCTTTTGAAGCCTGATGAAATACAATGTACAGCATAATGCTGGTGCCAGACATGTCTTTGAAGTCTAACTAATTGCAGGTGTTTAGGACTGTGGGGAAACATATTGAGACATATTACTCTCTCATGTCAGCATGCTAGCTTACAAATGCTAGCCTCCAGCAGTATCAGCGTCTGCAGGGTGGGATTTTATTGCAGGTGATGAACTTATTGTCTTTGTACAGTCATGCTACGCTAAGTAGTGGAGACAATGTGTCTTTAATCTCCAATGTCTTTAatgtattcagttttttttttttttttttaaagcagaacAGGGGGCAAAGGAAGTAAAGCCACATGATGTACACAATACCCTTGAGCAAAAAGACATGATTTTATTTGCATTGAGTGTacttcaaatatatattaaattttatatatatacatatatatatatattattttatttagcaaggatgctttaaattgatgaacagtcatatataatgttacaaaagatttctatttcagataaatgttgttcttctgaactttctattcaatgaagaaacctggaaaaattttactcagctgttttctataataataataaatgttttttaacagcaaatcagaatattagaatgatttctgaaggatcatgtgactggagtaatgatgctaaaaattcagctttgaaatcacaggaataaatatatatatatatatatatatatatatatattctgattttttttttctcagaattgtgagatataaactcgcaattgcgagttataaagtcagatgtGAGAGATATAAACcttgaaattgcaagaaaaaaacccctcagaactgtgagatgaaaaagttgtaattaacttttttataggttatatctcgcaattcttgcTTTTTTCTCAGACCTGCAAAAGCAAGTTACAATGTCCAATTCTGAGGTgggaaaaagatgttttttttctcgtaatcgtgagtttatatcttacaattctaagaaaaaaagtcagaatggcgaGTTTGTGTCacgcaattcttagaaaaaagtctttttaactcacaattgaacGTCTATAtctcaaattctaaaaaagaaaaagtcagaattgagagtttatatctcagttctgagaaaaaagtcaaaattgtgagtttatacctcacaactGAGGAAAATAGTCAGAATGGCCAGTTTGTGTCACgcagttcttaaaaaaaaaaaaagtctttttaacttgcatttgaaagtttatatttgttttttgttctgtatttctTTCTCTCAGAAAGGTTAAACTATGCAACTTTTTTAGTGTgataaaattgtttttctgtGCAGATTTATTCAATTTTACATGACAATGCAACTCCATATACTGTAAAAccgtaaaaattatttaaatagttttacatCTCAAGTAATGCAcaagtttatttaaaagaattaatagtgtgtttataaaattatgtcTGACACACATTTCTGCTATTacaaaaaatgcactgtaagCGTCTCGCTgccttttttttagaaaagcagaaaaagagaggtgaataaaattattttttgtggtaTTAAGTAGTCTACCATTTAagctttaatttgttttgaaccTGGAATAATCCTTTCAATCAAAACATCTCTTTTGCAAATGTCAGCTGAATGGTTAAGTCTCATTTTAAACAGCAGTAAAACAGCACATTAGCACAGGTGTATTGAAATGTCCCTCACCTCAGTCTTTTTAATAATGCTGGCCATAGTTTTACGCCTCCAGGTTTGTTTTATAGTTTATGTGTGGGTGTGGTTATGAGAGCAGTGCAGGACTCAGCATGTACCTTAGACGCAGTAAACTTCACTGGGTCTGC
The sequence above is drawn from the Labeo rohita strain BAU-BD-2019 chromosome 25, IGBB_LRoh.1.0, whole genome shotgun sequence genome and encodes:
- the glsl gene encoding glutaminase liver isoform, mitochondrial isoform X2, coding for MENSLSQEAEENPYLCFQRTPSLRRKWRKRYGGLDGNKLLEPNKEDDTRENGETTDALANRNADPVKFTASKETKAAGNIPQPVPRNTFPSQRPVNYVSPGSTGMPSFISNGGTKRTVPEQDKRHASQASQAWQHLGRPETHQGHFKKKVAADVLFDSFASGGRVSCNQFFEALWSSGIIRTDPRIKDCYSLMRKLQEADGTVDRSTFHRCVTGFVSFILKALQGRFVIPDFSTFTEETQKLFIKCKQLSSVKEKEDVGESATKWGISVCTVDGQRLSLGDWAEPCILGEISWPLIYGLAVDQQGSDYVHRFVGMEEYSKYESLFSLTKQGVPHSPLVETGAIICTSLLQLASRPVTDEEEKYESVLNIIRRLCNKEHANLNCTSYQNLRKDIIHLHALSFYLQEKKCFPEGVGINSTLDLLLQCLSTEVTCESGAALAATLANGGLCPLSGDQVISPQAVRSMLSMMQVAGMNDHSRIFHFKTSVPAKSSQSGVVLIMVPGVLGLMCWSPGLDCNGNSWRGVHFCEELVSTFQLHSFDIRTPFRQVLCYRQWKVESEGYQIMNVLLAAYRGDIVSLRRYLLSGADVNAVDYDGRSALHVAASEGRLDVIKFLVENAGANCTLKDRWGNTALQEALRCNQDSAIKFLKKYTNYEESL
- the glsl gene encoding glutaminase liver isoform, mitochondrial isoform X1 codes for the protein MQLSSSYFHPAKNWLFKHFCPTVCTAAKDSSLFPDARQTQHLDLLKRLVDYLYQSIKGSFIMENSLSQEAEENPYLCFQRTPSLRRKWRKRYGGLDGNKLLEPNKEDDTRENGETTDALANRNADPVKFTASKETKAAGNIPQPVPRNTFPSQRPVNYVSPGSTGMPSFISNGGTKRTVPEQDKRHASQASQAWQHLGRPETHQGHFKKKVAADVLFDSFASGGRVSCNQFFEALWSSGIIRTDPRIKDCYSLMRKLQEADGTVDRSTFHRCVTGFVSFILKALQGRFVIPDFSTFTEETQKLFIKCKQLSSVKEKEDVGESATKWGISVCTVDGQRLSLGDWAEPCILGEISWPLIYGLAVDQQGSDYVHRFVGMEEYSKYESLFSLTKQGVPHSPLVETGAIICTSLLQLASRPVTDEEEKYESVLNIIRRLCNKEHANLNCTSYQNLRKDIIHLHALSFYLQEKKCFPEGVGINSTLDLLLQCLSTEVTCESGAALAATLANGGLCPLSGDQVISPQAVRSMLSMMQVAGMNDHSRIFHFKTSVPAKSSQSGVVLIMVPGVLGLMCWSPGLDCNGNSWRGVHFCEELVSTFQLHSFDIRTPFRQVLCYRQWKVESEGYQIMNVLLAAYRGDIVSLRRYLLSGADVNAVDYDGRSALHVAASEGRLDVIKFLVENAGANCTLKDRWGNTALQEALRCNQDSAIKFLKKYTNYEESL